In Natator depressus isolate rNatDep1 chromosome 22, rNatDep2.hap1, whole genome shotgun sequence, the following proteins share a genomic window:
- the DRC12 gene encoding dynein regulatory complex protein 12 isoform X2 encodes MAPRNRGKGKKGGKQKKKKNEAENEVEEKYRKAVLEVDILKEHLALRRDVARQVKADSEGLKQRLLELERELEMSRDDKKDIYEATCREAIQQAWAEREQVLGEKDRTIAELQGKIDAMESEYEKILHGSLDRVLSKLAAAQGCWEKEATAMHTEQKERLREFGLNPLEI; translated from the exons ATGGCCCCCAGGAAcagagggaaagggaagaaaggagggaaacagaagaaaaagaagaatgaGGCAG AAAATGAAGTGGAGGAGAAATACAGGAAAGCAGTCCTGGAGGTCGACATCCTGAAAGAGCACCTGG CCCTCCGGAGGGACGTGGCCAGGCAGGTGAAGGCTGACAGTGAAGGACTCAAGCAgaggctgctggagctggagcgggAGCTGGAGATGTCACGGGACGACAAGAAAGACATTTACGAAG CAACTTGCCGTGAGGCTATCCAGCAGGCCTGGGCGGAGAGAgagcaggtgctgggggagaaggACCGGACCATTGCAGAGCTGCAGGGCAAAATCGATGCCATGGAGTCAGAGTATGAAAAGATCCTGCAC GGCAGCCTAGACCGAGTCCTTTCCAAGCTGGCAGCCGCCCAGGGCTGCTGGGAGAAGGAAGCCACGGCCATGCACACGGAGCAGAAGGAGAGACTGCGAGAGTTCGGGCTCAATCCCCTGGAGATCTAG
- the DRC12 gene encoding dynein regulatory complex protein 12 isoform X1, translating into MAPRNRGKGKKGGKQKKKKNEAENEVEEKYRKAVLEVDILKEHLALRRDVARQVKADSEGLKQRLLELERELEMSRDDKKDIYEEMIRQYQELQQQTETRIQQLETEMKQLQEQLATCREAIQQAWAEREQVLGEKDRTIAELQGKIDAMESEYEKILHGSLDRVLSKLAAAQGCWEKEATAMHTEQKERLREFGLNPLEI; encoded by the exons ATGGCCCCCAGGAAcagagggaaagggaagaaaggagggaaacagaagaaaaagaagaatgaGGCAG AAAATGAAGTGGAGGAGAAATACAGGAAAGCAGTCCTGGAGGTCGACATCCTGAAAGAGCACCTGG CCCTCCGGAGGGACGTGGCCAGGCAGGTGAAGGCTGACAGTGAAGGACTCAAGCAgaggctgctggagctggagcgggAGCTGGAGATGTCACGGGACGACAAGAAAGACATTTACGAAG AGATGATCCGGCAGTACCAGGAGCTCCAGCAGCAGACAGAGACCCGCATACAGCAACTGGAGACTGAGATGAAGCAGCTCCAGGAGCAGCTCG CAACTTGCCGTGAGGCTATCCAGCAGGCCTGGGCGGAGAGAgagcaggtgctgggggagaaggACCGGACCATTGCAGAGCTGCAGGGCAAAATCGATGCCATGGAGTCAGAGTATGAAAAGATCCTGCAC GGCAGCCTAGACCGAGTCCTTTCCAAGCTGGCAGCCGCCCAGGGCTGCTGGGAGAAGGAAGCCACGGCCATGCACACGGAGCAGAAGGAGAGACTGCGAGAGTTCGGGCTCAATCCCCTGGAGATCTAG